Proteins encoded by one window of Azospirillum brasilense:
- a CDS encoding sialidase family protein has product MLDSLSHRVVYSDRRFYASFPSAATLADGRVLVAFRRARDHRWLHGEPAEGSGDFSSVDHVDSRSHLVIQRFTPDFEPEGAPQPLPTDPEAGDQDPSLLVLRSGRIVLGSFGWYPMSARHGLRLREKGVHLLGDAGTSGTFFLFWGGSTRLSDDGGRHWSAHRYLPELPDQGPILPGLRPMLGGAVRGRAVEAPDGTLLMATYTGGPYTSYLFASRDRGESWALRSTIARDPAGRAGFCETALHLTADGQLVAFHRTTGLGDRLATSVSHDLGESWAPWIENAVIGHPYDACPLPDGRLLVVYGYRHRPYGVRARVWDCRRETLEAAPEIVIRADAPSPDVGYPWATVLADGRVAVCYYICDAAGIRHIQATLLRVSG; this is encoded by the coding sequence ATGCTCGACAGTCTTTCGCATCGCGTCGTCTACAGCGACCGCCGCTTCTACGCGTCCTTTCCCTCCGCGGCGACTCTGGCCGATGGGCGGGTTCTGGTGGCCTTCCGGCGCGCCCGCGATCACCGCTGGCTGCACGGGGAGCCTGCCGAGGGCAGCGGCGACTTCAGCAGCGTCGACCATGTGGACTCGCGCTCCCACCTCGTGATCCAGCGCTTCACCCCGGATTTCGAGCCGGAGGGCGCGCCGCAGCCGCTGCCCACCGACCCGGAGGCCGGCGACCAGGACCCCAGCCTGCTGGTCCTGCGCTCGGGGCGGATCGTCCTGGGCAGCTTCGGCTGGTACCCGATGTCGGCGCGCCACGGCCTGCGGCTGCGCGAGAAGGGCGTCCACCTGCTGGGCGACGCCGGGACGTCGGGCACCTTCTTCCTGTTCTGGGGCGGCAGCACCCGGCTCAGCGACGACGGCGGGCGGCACTGGTCGGCGCACCGCTACCTGCCGGAGCTGCCGGACCAGGGGCCGATCCTGCCCGGCCTGCGCCCGATGCTGGGCGGTGCGGTGCGCGGGCGGGCGGTGGAGGCGCCGGACGGCACGCTGCTGATGGCGACCTACACCGGCGGCCCCTACACCAGCTATCTGTTCGCCTCCCGCGACCGGGGGGAAAGCTGGGCTCTGCGCAGCACCATCGCGCGCGATCCGGCGGGACGGGCCGGCTTCTGCGAGACCGCCCTGCACCTGACCGCGGACGGGCAGCTGGTCGCCTTCCACCGCACCACCGGGCTGGGCGACCGCCTCGCCACCTCCGTCTCCCACGACCTCGGGGAAAGCTGGGCGCCCTGGATCGAAAACGCGGTCATCGGGCATCCCTACGACGCCTGTCCGCTGCCGGACGGGCGGCTGCTCGTCGTCTACGGTTACCGCCACCGGCCCTACGGCGTGCGCGCCCGCGTCTGGGATTGCCGGCGGGAGACGCTGGAGGCCGCACCGGAGATCGTGATCCGCGCCGACGCGCCATCGCCCGACGTCGGCTATCCCTGGGCGACCGTTCTGGCGGACGGGCGGGTGGCGGTCTGCTACTACATCTGCGACGCGGCGGGCATCCGGCACATCCAGGCGACGCTGCTGCGCGTGAGCGGCTGA
- a CDS encoding phosphoserine transaminase: MKPARRPSNPLFSSGPCAKRPGWSLDALDGALLGRSHRSKPGKAKLKEVIDLTRAVLAIPGDYRIGIVPASDTGAVEMALWNLLGERGVEMVAWESFGKEWVTDVTKQLRMSDVRTIQAPYGELPDLSQADFSRDVVFTWNGTTSGVRVPDGDWIPADRQGLSICDATSAAFAMDIPWSKIDVATWSWQKVLGGEAAHGMLVLSPRAVARLESFQPDRPLPKIFRLTSGGKLIEGIFVGDTINTPSMLCVEDAIDGLRWSLSVGGLTQLIRRSEQNLRIVSEWVAASTWAGFLADDPATRSCTSICLRFIDPEVTALTPEAQADFAKKLAALLEKEEAAFDAGSYRDAPPGLRLWGGATVENEDMEAVLPWLDWAFATVKAETFGR, encoded by the coding sequence ATGAAGCCCGCCCGCCGGCCGTCGAACCCGCTGTTTTCCTCCGGCCCCTGCGCCAAGCGGCCCGGCTGGTCGCTGGACGCCCTGGACGGCGCGCTGCTCGGCCGCTCCCACCGCTCGAAGCCGGGCAAGGCGAAGCTGAAGGAGGTCATCGACCTGACCCGCGCCGTGCTGGCGATCCCCGGCGACTACCGCATCGGCATCGTTCCGGCCTCCGACACCGGCGCGGTGGAGATGGCGCTGTGGAACCTGCTGGGTGAGCGCGGCGTCGAGATGGTGGCCTGGGAGAGCTTCGGCAAGGAGTGGGTGACCGACGTCACCAAGCAGCTCCGCATGTCCGACGTGCGGACCATCCAGGCCCCCTACGGCGAACTGCCGGACCTGTCGCAGGCCGATTTCAGCCGCGACGTGGTGTTCACCTGGAACGGCACGACGTCGGGCGTGCGGGTGCCGGACGGCGACTGGATTCCGGCGGACCGCCAGGGTCTGTCGATCTGCGACGCGACCTCCGCCGCCTTCGCCATGGACATTCCGTGGAGCAAGATCGACGTCGCCACCTGGTCCTGGCAGAAGGTGCTGGGCGGCGAGGCCGCGCACGGCATGCTGGTGCTCAGCCCGCGCGCCGTGGCCCGGCTGGAGAGCTTCCAGCCCGACCGCCCGCTGCCCAAGATCTTCCGCCTGACCAGTGGCGGGAAGCTGATCGAGGGCATCTTTGTCGGCGATACCATCAACACGCCGTCCATGCTCTGCGTGGAGGACGCCATCGACGGGCTGCGCTGGTCGCTGTCCGTCGGCGGCCTGACCCAGCTCATCCGCCGGTCGGAGCAGAACCTGCGCATCGTCTCGGAATGGGTGGCGGCCTCGACCTGGGCCGGCTTCCTGGCGGACGATCCGGCGACGCGCTCCTGCACCTCGATCTGCCTGCGTTTCATCGACCCCGAGGTGACCGCCCTGACGCCGGAGGCCCAGGCGGACTTCGCCAAGAAGCTCGCCGCCCTTCTGGAGAAGGAGGAGGCCGCCTTCGACGCCGGCTCCTACCGCGACGCCCCTCCGGGCCTGCGCCTGTGGGGCGGTGCCACGGTGGAGAACGAGGACATGGAGGCGGTCCTGCCCTGGCTCGACTGGGCCTTCGCCACGGTCAAGGCGGAGACTTTCGGGCGCTGA
- a CDS encoding YihY family inner membrane protein: MRVREIGGFIAYSSMRFYNDNCFQTAASLTYTSLLALVPLMTIGFAIFSAFPAFNALQSRIQTLLFKNLVPENSDAILQYLAAFMANAGQMPVFGILGLAISAVLLIWTIEGSFATVWRVREPRSYVTRILSFWAVVSLSPLFAGASLSLSSTLWAVLQFAHLEGFADPLVGIGAILPFMLQLVGCTLLYVIIPNRDVGWMDAACGGAVASLLLETSKAGFAMYMKEFPAYQTIYGALATVPIFLFWLYIAWSTVLFGAVITASLPEWRAGKITRGGPEGLLPAQRLGLALAVLHELMEGTRLGVGLRRRTLVGRVPVGTVLIDGILEQLRDAHWVAHTTHNAWVVTRDLSEATLFDLMKALGIGLRGSVRGLGGLELPWQDRTAQLLEQAERDQEEILGVPIKDLLSDRPLEAEPLESEPREPDPQESGTAAGEGSGAVPLRAKRWP; encoded by the coding sequence GTGCGCGTTCGGGAAATCGGCGGCTTCATCGCCTATTCCTCCATGCGCTTCTACAACGACAACTGTTTCCAGACCGCGGCCTCGCTGACCTACACCTCGCTGCTGGCGCTGGTGCCGCTGATGACCATCGGCTTCGCGATCTTTTCCGCCTTTCCCGCCTTCAACGCGCTGCAGTCGCGCATCCAGACGCTGCTGTTCAAGAATCTCGTGCCGGAGAACAGCGACGCCATCCTGCAGTATCTGGCGGCCTTCATGGCCAACGCCGGGCAGATGCCGGTGTTCGGGATCCTCGGGCTGGCGATCTCCGCCGTTCTGCTGATCTGGACCATCGAGGGCTCCTTCGCCACCGTCTGGCGGGTGCGCGAACCGCGCTCCTACGTCACCCGCATCCTGTCCTTCTGGGCGGTGGTGTCGTTGAGCCCGCTGTTCGCCGGCGCCAGCCTGTCGCTGTCCAGCACCCTGTGGGCGGTGCTCCAGTTCGCCCATCTGGAGGGCTTCGCCGACCCGTTGGTGGGGATCGGGGCGATCCTGCCCTTTATGCTGCAGCTCGTCGGCTGCACGCTGCTCTACGTCATCATCCCGAACCGGGACGTCGGCTGGATGGACGCGGCCTGCGGCGGGGCGGTGGCCTCGCTGCTGCTGGAGACGTCCAAGGCCGGCTTCGCCATGTACATGAAGGAGTTCCCGGCCTACCAGACCATCTATGGCGCGCTGGCGACCGTGCCGATCTTCCTGTTCTGGCTGTACATCGCCTGGTCTACCGTGCTGTTCGGCGCGGTCATCACCGCCTCGCTGCCCGAATGGCGGGCCGGCAAGATCACCCGCGGCGGGCCGGAGGGGCTTCTGCCCGCCCAGCGGCTGGGGCTGGCGCTGGCCGTCCTGCACGAGCTTATGGAGGGCACGCGGCTCGGCGTCGGCCTGCGGCGGCGGACGCTGGTCGGGCGCGTGCCGGTCGGCACGGTGCTGATCGACGGCATCCTGGAGCAGCTTCGCGACGCCCATTGGGTGGCCCACACCACGCACAACGCCTGGGTCGTCACCCGCGACCTGAGCGAGGCCACGCTGTTCGACCTGATGAAGGCGCTGGGCATCGGCCTGCGCGGCTCCGTCCGCGGGCTGGGCGGGCTGGAGCTGCCCTGGCAGGACCGCACGGCCCAGCTGCTGGAGCAGGCGGAGCGCGACCAGGAGGAGATCCTCGGCGTGCCGATCAAGGACCTGCTGTCCGACCGGCCGCTGGAGGCGGAGCCGCTCGAATCGGAGCCGCGGGAGCCGGACCCGCAGGAGTCCGGGACGGCGGCGGGGGAGGGCTCCGGCGCGGTGCCGCTGCGCGCGAAGCGCTGGCCCTAA
- a CDS encoding TrkH family potassium uptake protein: MGNGVGNGIALGPVFHIIGILLTILGLGMLAPALADAAAGNSDWTAFVGSSAATLAVSGGMVLATSSKEHTRFTVKQHFLLTTLSWCVLAAFGALPFMISAARLSFTDAYYEAMSGLSTTGGTVIVGLDDAPPGVLLWRSLLNWFGGVGIIVMAIAVLPILRVGGMQLFRTESSDKGDKPFATVQDTAGAIAMTYLALTVLSAVAYHLAGMTWFDAINHAMASIATGGFSTKDASLGWFDSHAVLWVATFSMISGALPLTWYIRLLRGQRNAPVFGDSQVNALLAILLVAGVAMTVWAFTVVGLPFWDALSHSAVNVTSIITGTGFVSTDYSTWGSFAVVAFFFFYFIGGCTGSTAGSIKVFRWQVLALSMLNQMQRMLKPNRVLVPLYQGKVLDEDVVGSVINLAFAFMAAFGILSLLVAAMGVDYLSAASAVASALANAGPGLGPVVGPSGTMAPLPDAAKWVLSFAMLLGRLEVFTVLVLILPSFWRD, encoded by the coding sequence TTGGGCAATGGCGTCGGCAATGGAATTGCGCTGGGACCGGTATTCCACATCATCGGCATCCTTCTGACCATCCTCGGGCTGGGCATGCTGGCACCGGCGCTGGCCGACGCCGCGGCGGGCAACAGCGACTGGACGGCCTTCGTCGGCTCCAGCGCGGCGACGCTGGCGGTCAGCGGCGGTATGGTGCTGGCGACGTCGAGCAAGGAGCACACGCGCTTCACCGTGAAGCAGCATTTCCTGCTGACCACGCTGTCCTGGTGCGTCCTGGCGGCCTTCGGCGCCCTGCCCTTCATGATCTCCGCCGCCCGCCTGTCCTTCACCGACGCCTATTACGAGGCGATGTCGGGCCTGTCCACCACCGGAGGCACGGTGATCGTCGGGCTGGACGACGCCCCGCCGGGGGTCCTGCTGTGGCGCTCGCTGCTGAACTGGTTCGGCGGCGTCGGCATCATCGTCATGGCGATCGCGGTGCTGCCCATCCTGCGGGTCGGCGGCATGCAGCTGTTCCGCACCGAATCCTCCGACAAGGGCGACAAGCCCTTCGCCACGGTGCAGGACACCGCCGGCGCCATCGCCATGACCTATCTGGCGCTGACCGTTCTGTCGGCGGTGGCCTACCACTTGGCGGGCATGACATGGTTCGACGCGATCAACCACGCCATGGCCTCCATCGCCACGGGCGGCTTCTCGACCAAGGACGCCTCGCTCGGCTGGTTCGACTCCCACGCGGTGCTGTGGGTGGCGACGTTCTCGATGATCTCCGGGGCCTTGCCGCTGACCTGGTACATCCGCCTTCTGCGCGGCCAGCGCAACGCGCCGGTCTTCGGTGACAGCCAGGTGAACGCGCTGCTGGCGATCCTCCTGGTGGCCGGCGTCGCCATGACGGTGTGGGCCTTCACCGTGGTCGGCCTGCCTTTCTGGGACGCGCTCAGCCATTCGGCGGTGAACGTCACCTCGATCATCACCGGGACCGGCTTCGTCTCCACCGACTATTCGACCTGGGGCAGCTTCGCCGTCGTCGCCTTTTTCTTCTTCTACTTCATCGGCGGCTGCACCGGATCGACGGCGGGGTCGATCAAGGTCTTCCGCTGGCAGGTGCTGGCCCTGTCGATGCTGAACCAGATGCAGCGGATGCTGAAGCCGAACCGCGTGCTGGTCCCGCTCTACCAGGGCAAGGTGCTGGACGAGGATGTGGTCGGCTCCGTCATCAACCTCGCCTTCGCCTTCATGGCGGCCTTCGGCATCCTGTCGCTGCTGGTCGCCGCGATGGGCGTGGACTATCTGAGCGCGGCCAGCGCCGTCGCCTCCGCGCTCGCCAACGCCGGGCCGGGGCTGGGGCCGGTGGTCGGCCCGTCGGGCACCATGGCCCCCCTGCCCGACGCCGCGAAATGGGTGCTGAGCTTCGCCATGCTGCTGGGCCGGCTGGAGGTCTTCACGGTGCTGGTGCTGATCCTGCCGAGCTTCTGGCGGGATTGA
- a CDS encoding peroxidase-related enzyme (This protein belongs to a clade of uncharacterized proteins related to peroxidases such as the alkylhydroperoxidase AhpD.), producing the protein MPQPDHVMALPIPETPDLDPDMAALFAKCEEKLGFVPNVLRAYSLRPKKLRTFAQLYNELMVGESGLSKLEREMIAVVVSSANHCYYCLVAHGQAVRKLSGDPELGEMLAFNYRAAKLEPRQRAMLDFAWKLTKEPWTMGEPDRQALRDAGFGEEEIFDIADTAGFYNMSNRVASAVDMLPNHDYHKLDR; encoded by the coding sequence ATGCCCCAGCCCGATCACGTCATGGCCCTGCCCATTCCTGAGACGCCCGACCTCGACCCGGACATGGCCGCCCTCTTCGCCAAGTGCGAGGAGAAGCTGGGCTTCGTCCCCAACGTGCTGCGCGCCTACAGCCTGCGCCCGAAGAAGCTGCGCACCTTTGCCCAGCTCTACAACGAGCTGATGGTCGGCGAGAGCGGCCTGTCAAAGCTGGAGCGCGAGATGATCGCCGTGGTCGTGTCCTCGGCCAACCATTGCTACTACTGCCTCGTCGCCCACGGGCAGGCGGTGCGCAAGCTGTCTGGCGATCCGGAACTGGGCGAGATGCTCGCCTTCAACTACCGCGCCGCCAAGCTGGAGCCGCGTCAACGCGCCATGCTCGATTTCGCGTGGAAGCTGACCAAGGAGCCCTGGACCATGGGCGAACCGGACCGGCAGGCGCTGCGCGACGCCGGCTTCGGCGAGGAGGAGATCTTCGACATCGCCGACACCGCCGGCTTCTACAACATGTCGAACCGCGTCGCCTCGGCGGTGGACATGCTGCCGAACCACGACTACCACAAGCTGGACCGCTAA
- a CDS encoding response regulator codes for MNDPGGRGAPRLGLLSVLVVEDSAFIRNVLTATLRTIGVGAVHAEPGGAEAIRFLEERRAALPPGTAPVDVIITDLVMPEVDGLTLLRWLRFSPRSPDRFLPVLILSGAADRQYVEQARDLGATDFIAKPFSAAIIASRLLAAIARPRRFVLAKGYFGPDRRRTQRPVAMDCRMTGPAEVLVVHSKSKAAGIDRFPVVHFDLPNRLGAKMGIAPKEPVPSLPDEVLAAAEAEIQNRAGDYATWIAGEVDELARRVDRLGADAIAVPALMAQINRSAHEMRGQGGIFGYPLITRIAKSLYEATLGGFPAVTGNERLLLKAHVDAIKAVMAGRISGDGGATGQQLLASLDRAKKKYAKPESEGDPA; via the coding sequence ATGAACGATCCGGGCGGCAGGGGCGCGCCCAGGCTGGGCCTCCTTTCGGTTCTGGTGGTCGAGGACAGCGCCTTCATCCGCAACGTGCTGACCGCCACGCTGCGCACCATCGGGGTCGGCGCGGTGCACGCCGAGCCCGGCGGGGCGGAGGCCATCCGCTTCCTTGAGGAGCGGCGGGCCGCCCTGCCGCCCGGCACGGCACCGGTGGACGTGATCATCACCGATCTGGTGATGCCGGAGGTGGACGGGCTGACGCTGCTGCGGTGGCTGCGCTTCAGCCCGCGGTCGCCGGACCGCTTCCTGCCCGTGCTGATCCTGTCCGGCGCCGCCGATCGCCAGTATGTGGAGCAGGCGCGCGACCTGGGCGCCACCGACTTCATCGCCAAGCCCTTTTCCGCCGCCATCATCGCCAGCCGCCTGCTGGCCGCCATCGCCCGACCGCGGCGCTTCGTGCTCGCCAAGGGCTATTTCGGGCCGGACCGGCGGCGGACGCAACGGCCCGTGGCCATGGACTGCCGGATGACCGGACCCGCTGAAGTCCTGGTGGTGCACAGCAAATCAAAGGCGGCGGGCATCGACCGCTTCCCCGTCGTGCATTTCGATCTGCCCAACCGGCTGGGCGCCAAGATGGGCATCGCGCCGAAGGAGCCCGTGCCGAGCCTGCCCGACGAGGTGCTGGCGGCGGCGGAGGCGGAGATCCAGAACCGGGCCGGCGACTACGCGACCTGGATCGCCGGGGAGGTGGACGAACTGGCCCGCCGCGTCGACCGGCTGGGCGCGGACGCCATCGCGGTGCCGGCGCTGATGGCGCAGATCAACCGCTCCGCCCACGAGATGCGCGGGCAGGGCGGGATCTTCGGCTACCCGCTGATCACCCGGATCGCCAAGTCGCTCTACGAGGCGACGCTGGGCGGCTTTCCCGCCGTCACCGGCAACGAGCGCCTGCTGCTGAAGGCCCATGTGGACGCCATCAAGGCGGTGATGGCCGGACGGATCAGCGGTGACGGCGGAGCGACCGGCCAGCAGCTTCTCGCCTCGCTGGACCGCGCCAAGAAGAAGTACGCCAAGCCGGAGAGCGAGGGCGATCCGGCCTGA
- the aroC gene encoding chorismate synthase, with the protein MAGNSFGTLFRFTTWGESHGPAIGVVVDGCPSLLSLTEADIQPWLDKRRPGQSRYTTQRQEPDQVKILSGVFEGQTTGTPLSLMIENTDQRSKDYSEIASKFRPGHADYTYWKKYGIRDYRGGGRSSARETACRVAAGAVARKVLGDGVTVRGALVQIGPHKVDRSRWDWEEVDNNPFFCPDPQAAAEWADYLDGIRKSGSSIGAVVEVVASGLPAGLGDPLYDKLDGDLARAMMTINAVKGVEIGNGFEAATLTGEQNADEMRAGPNGEPEFRSNLAGGILGGISTGQDVVVRFAVKPTSSILTPRQTVDLQGKDTDILTKGRHDPCVGIRAVPVGEAMMACVLADHLLRHRAYARG; encoded by the coding sequence ATGGCCGGCAACAGCTTCGGAACGCTTTTCCGCTTCACCACCTGGGGCGAAAGCCATGGGCCGGCGATCGGCGTGGTGGTGGACGGCTGCCCGTCGCTGCTCTCCCTGACCGAGGCGGACATCCAGCCCTGGCTCGACAAGCGCCGCCCCGGCCAGTCGCGCTACACCACCCAGCGGCAGGAGCCGGATCAGGTCAAAATCCTCTCGGGCGTCTTCGAAGGCCAGACCACCGGCACGCCGCTCTCGCTGATGATCGAGAACACCGACCAGCGCTCCAAGGACTACAGCGAGATCGCGTCCAAGTTCCGGCCCGGCCACGCCGACTACACCTATTGGAAGAAATACGGCATCCGCGATTACCGCGGCGGCGGGCGCTCCTCGGCGCGCGAGACGGCCTGCCGCGTGGCGGCGGGTGCGGTGGCGCGCAAGGTGCTGGGCGACGGCGTGACCGTGCGTGGGGCGCTGGTGCAGATCGGCCCGCACAAGGTGGACCGCAGCCGCTGGGATTGGGAGGAGGTGGACAACAACCCCTTCTTCTGCCCCGACCCGCAGGCAGCCGCCGAATGGGCCGACTATCTGGACGGCATCCGCAAGAGCGGCTCGTCCATCGGCGCCGTGGTGGAGGTCGTGGCCTCCGGCCTGCCCGCCGGGCTCGGCGACCCGCTCTACGACAAGCTGGACGGCGATCTTGCCCGCGCCATGATGACGATCAACGCCGTGAAGGGCGTGGAGATCGGCAACGGCTTCGAGGCCGCCACCCTGACCGGTGAGCAGAACGCCGACGAGATGCGCGCCGGCCCCAACGGCGAGCCGGAGTTCCGCTCCAACTTGGCCGGCGGCATCCTCGGCGGCATCTCCACCGGGCAGGACGTCGTGGTGCGTTTCGCGGTGAAGCCGACCAGTTCCATCCTCACCCCGCGCCAGACGGTCGATCTGCAGGGCAAGGACACCGACATCCTGACCAAGGGCCGTCACGACCCTTGCGTCGGCATCCGGGCCGTCCCGGTCGGCGAGGCGATGATGGCCTGCGTGCTGGCCGACCATCTGCTGCGCCACCGCGCCTACGCGCGGGGCTGA
- the fabI gene encoding enoyl-ACP reductase FabI codes for MSNPKPLMDGKRGLIMGVANDRSIAWGIASTLAQHGAELAFTYQGDALLKRVKPLAEQVKAPLLLPCDVTDEASVDATFAAIEKEWGKLDFLVHAIAFSDKNELDGLYLDTTRANFLRTMDISCYSFTAVAQRAVPLMKDGGSLLTLSYYGAERVMPHYNVMGVAKAALEASVRYLAVDLGGRDIRVNAISAGPIKTLAASGIGDFRYILKWNELNAPLKRNVTIGEVGGAGLFLLSDLGTGVTGEVMHVDSGYHTVGMVAVDAAAEVSQLLGSLGGAGKPA; via the coding sequence ATGTCCAACCCGAAGCCGCTCATGGACGGCAAGCGCGGCCTGATCATGGGCGTGGCGAACGATCGTTCGATCGCCTGGGGAATTGCCTCCACGCTGGCGCAGCACGGCGCCGAGCTGGCCTTCACCTATCAGGGCGACGCGCTGCTGAAGCGCGTGAAGCCGCTGGCCGAACAGGTCAAGGCCCCGCTGCTGCTGCCCTGCGACGTCACCGACGAGGCCAGCGTCGACGCGACCTTCGCCGCCATCGAGAAGGAATGGGGCAAGCTGGACTTCCTGGTTCATGCGATCGCTTTTTCCGACAAGAACGAGCTGGACGGCCTCTATCTCGACACGACGCGGGCCAACTTCCTGCGCACCATGGACATCTCCTGCTACTCCTTCACCGCGGTGGCGCAGCGCGCCGTTCCGCTGATGAAGGACGGCGGCAGCCTGCTCACCCTCTCCTACTACGGCGCCGAGCGCGTGATGCCCCACTACAACGTGATGGGCGTCGCCAAAGCCGCGCTGGAGGCGAGCGTGCGTTACCTGGCCGTCGATTTGGGCGGTCGGGACATCCGCGTCAATGCCATCTCCGCCGGTCCGATCAAGACGCTGGCCGCCAGCGGCATCGGCGACTTCCGCTATATTCTGAAGTGGAACGAGCTGAACGCCCCGCTGAAGCGCAACGTCACCATCGGCGAGGTCGGCGGCGCCGGCCTGTTCCTGCTGAGCGATCTCGGCACCGGCGTGACCGGCGAGGTCATGCACGTCGACTCCGGCTATCACACGGTCGGCATGGTCGCGGTGGACGCGGCGGCCGAGGTGTCGCAGCTCCTGGGGTCGCTGGGCGGCGCCGGCAAGCCCGCCTGA
- a CDS encoding radical SAM/SPASM domain-containing protein → MTEVSTEAAAPANIPYGRHRDRNDLSQVLPLTTPFSLLIDPSNGCNFRCVFCATGNPDLLKEVGRPRGAMKFDLFRKIADDIAAFDAPIKSVHLYKDGEPLVNTRIEHMVHRLKSQGLARHVEMTSNGSLLTPERADALLAAGLDAMRVSVYGASDAMYKRITRRFDRFQTIVDNVAYLYRRKTELGRDFHLHCKIINVELTEEERQSFIDTFTPIVDSLFVHPLHGEALAEESAFAAAPDTARKVCSEPFLKLAINFNGEVSVCCADWRMGTIVGNVAEESLRDIWNGERLRDFRLKHLEGRRDEIEACRGCSYVQTLPADNNLDGFAADLIAKYRV, encoded by the coding sequence ATGACCGAAGTGAGCACCGAAGCGGCCGCCCCCGCGAACATTCCCTACGGCCGCCACCGCGACCGCAACGACCTGTCGCAGGTGCTCCCGCTGACCACACCCTTCTCGCTGCTGATCGACCCGTCGAACGGCTGCAACTTCCGCTGCGTCTTCTGCGCCACCGGCAACCCCGACCTGCTGAAGGAGGTCGGCCGGCCGCGCGGCGCCATGAAGTTCGACCTGTTCCGCAAGATCGCCGACGACATCGCCGCGTTCGACGCGCCGATCAAATCCGTCCACCTCTACAAGGACGGCGAGCCGCTGGTGAACACGCGGATCGAACACATGGTGCATCGTCTGAAGTCGCAGGGCCTCGCCCGCCATGTCGAGATGACCAGCAACGGCTCCCTGCTGACGCCGGAGCGGGCGGACGCCCTGCTGGCCGCCGGGCTGGACGCCATGCGCGTCTCCGTCTACGGGGCCAGCGACGCCATGTACAAGCGCATCACCCGGCGCTTCGACCGCTTCCAGACCATCGTCGACAACGTGGCCTATCTCTACCGCCGCAAGACCGAGCTGGGCCGCGACTTCCACCTCCACTGCAAGATCATCAACGTGGAACTGACGGAGGAGGAGCGGCAGAGCTTCATCGACACCTTCACGCCGATCGTCGACAGCCTGTTCGTCCACCCCCTGCACGGCGAAGCGCTGGCCGAGGAGAGCGCCTTCGCCGCCGCCCCGGACACCGCCCGCAAGGTCTGCTCCGAGCCCTTCCTGAAGCTGGCCATCAACTTCAACGGCGAGGTGTCGGTCTGCTGCGCCGACTGGCGCATGGGAACCATCGTCGGCAACGTCGCGGAGGAGTCGCTGCGCGACATCTGGAACGGCGAGCGGCTGCGCGATTTCCGGCTGAAGCATCTGGAGGGCCGGCGCGACGAGATCGAGGCCTGCCGCGGCTGCTCCTACGTCCAGACCCTGCCCGCCGACAACAACCTGGACGGCTTCGCGGCGGACCTCATCGCCAAGTACCGGGTTTAA